GAACATAAGACAAAAGTTATTGTTTCAAGACGTGATTTAATAAATGCAATTGAAAGAGCAAATATTATCTATAAGGCAGAAAAGGGCGATTTAGTTACTTTTACAATAGATGATAATAGTATTTTAGTTGAGGGATCATCTGAAATTGGAGATTTAAAAGATATTATCGACATCAAAAAAGAGGGAGATAATTTAAAAATAGCCTTTAATTCAAAATATGTTTTAGAGGGATTAAAGACGATTGAGCAGGATTTTGTTGAAATTACATTTAATGGTAGAGCAGGAGCTTGTATCATAAGACCTGAAGATGAAAATATAGATTATACTTATTTAGTTTTACCTGTTTTGTTGCAAGATTCTCAATACTAGGAGTTTAAAATGGAAGAAATTATTATTGATACCGAATTTATAAAATTGGATTCGTTGTTGAAATATGCAGCTGTTGTTCAAACTGGAGCTGATGCTAAATTCTTTATTTCTGAAGGATTAGTTTTAGTTGATGGAGAAGTTGAAACAAGACGTGGTAGAAAAATTTATGACGGAATGACTGTTAAGATATTGTCAGACGAAGAAGTAAATTTGATTGTTAAAAAGAGGTAGAGTTGATAGTTGAAAAAATACATTTGACCAACTTTAGAAATTTAAAAGATATTTCTTTTGAGTTTAAAGAGAATATAAATGTTTTTGTCGGAAAAAATGGAATCGGAAAGACGAATGTTTTGGAGGCGATTTATATTTCTCTTGTTGCGTCAAGTTTTAGGCAGGCAAAACAAGAAGATTTTATAAGTTTTGGAGAGAATTTTACGAAAGTTGATACTTTCGTAAATGAAAAGGGATTTGAAAATAAAATTTCTTTTTTATATACTGACGATAAGAAAAAAGTTTTTAAAATTGATGATATTAAACTTAAGAGTATAAATGAACTTTACGACTTTTCAAATGTTATTGGATTTTTCCCTGATGAACTTAAAATCATCACAGAAAGTCCAAATTTTAGAAGGAATTTTTTTGATAGCTTTATTATGAAGATGACAAAGGGCTATAAACAAAAATTAAATTTATATAGAAATGTTATTTTCAGAAGAAATTTACTCTTAAAGGGAATGAATTTATCCAGTTTTTATAAGCAGGAGATGAATGCTCTTACAAAAAAACTTGCTCTTTTGTGCTATGAAATAAGTATGGAGAGAAAAAAGCTGATTGATTTGATAAATATGGAAATAAATTCAATTCATCAACAATTATCAGGAGAAACTCTTTCTATAGAGTATGAGTCAATTTTATCAGATTATAAAAAATCAGAAAATGAATGTCTAAAGGAAATTTTAGAAAATTTTTCTAAGTCCTATAAATTGGATAGTGAAAACAAGACTACAAACTTTGGTATTCACAAGGAAAATTTTAAATTTATCTTAAATGGTAAAGATGCAAAGAGTTTTTCTTCACAAGGTCAAAAGAGAAATATTATAATTACAGTTAAGATGTGTCAAAAGAATATTTTTGAAGAGTATAAGAGAGTAAAGCCAATAATTTTACTCGACGATCTATTTAGTGAATTGGACGAAGATAGAAGATATGAAATTTTGGAATATTTAACGGATAAT
Above is a genomic segment from Parvimonas micra containing:
- the yaaA gene encoding S4 domain-containing protein YaaA produces the protein MEEIIIDTEFIKLDSLLKYAAVVQTGADAKFFISEGLVLVDGEVETRRGRKIYDGMTVKILSDEEVNLIVKKR
- the recF gene encoding DNA replication/repair protein RecF (All proteins in this family for which functions are known are DNA-binding proteins that assist the filamentation of RecA onto DNA for the initiation of recombination or recombinational repair.), which encodes MIVEKIHLTNFRNLKDISFEFKENINVFVGKNGIGKTNVLEAIYISLVASSFRQAKQEDFISFGENFTKVDTFVNEKGFENKISFLYTDDKKKVFKIDDIKLKSINELYDFSNVIGFFPDELKIITESPNFRRNFFDSFIMKMTKGYKQKLNLYRNVIFRRNLLLKGMNLSSFYKQEMNALTKKLALLCYEISMERKKLIDLINMEINSIHQQLSGETLSIEYESILSDYKKSENECLKEILENFSKSYKLDSENKTTNFGIHKENFKFILNGKDAKSFSSQGQKRNIIITVKMCQKNIFEEYKRVKPIILLDDLFSELDEDRRYEILEYLTDNQVFITTTDKSFVNNFKNINVIEMEKVRKEKYE